One window from the genome of Rhodopseudomonas sp. P2A-2r encodes:
- a CDS encoding ABC transporter substrate-binding protein, giving the protein MATAALLGASGADAQVSDDVVKIGVLSDMTGPSSTPSGQGSVTAAQMAIDDFGGTVLGKPIGIIVGDHQIKPDIGAGIARRWYDTEQVDLIVDVPISAVGLAVQNVANDRKKLLIVHSTGTADFHGKFCSPYTMQWVFDTHALAVGTAQEVVKRGGDSWFFITDDFAFGHSLEKDASAMVTKTGGKVLGAVRPPFGTPDMSSFVLQAQASKAKIIGIAGGPPNNVNEIKTAAEFGVFKGGQQMAALLALITDVDSLGLPAAQGLLLTTSFYWDMDDKTRQWSKRFFDKMKRMPTMWQAGVYSSVMVYLNAVKDAGTDEPLKVAAKMREKPIEDFFARNGTLREDGLMVHDLMLVQVKSPEESKYPWDYYKILVKISGADAFGPPDPACVVKK; this is encoded by the coding sequence ATGGCCACCGCCGCGCTGCTGGGCGCGTCGGGAGCGGACGCCCAGGTTTCCGACGACGTGGTCAAGATCGGCGTGCTCAGCGACATGACCGGGCCGTCATCGACACCGTCCGGCCAGGGCTCGGTCACCGCAGCGCAGATGGCCATCGACGATTTCGGCGGCACCGTGCTCGGCAAGCCGATCGGCATCATCGTCGGCGATCACCAGATCAAGCCGGACATCGGCGCCGGCATCGCGCGGCGCTGGTACGACACCGAACAGGTCGACCTGATCGTCGACGTGCCGATTTCCGCCGTCGGCCTCGCGGTGCAGAACGTCGCCAACGACCGCAAGAAACTGCTGATCGTGCATTCGACCGGCACCGCGGATTTCCACGGCAAGTTCTGCTCGCCCTACACTATGCAATGGGTGTTCGACACCCACGCGCTGGCGGTCGGCACCGCGCAGGAGGTGGTCAAGCGCGGCGGCGATTCCTGGTTCTTCATCACCGACGACTTCGCCTTCGGCCATTCGCTGGAAAAGGACGCCTCGGCGATGGTGACCAAGACCGGCGGCAAGGTGCTGGGCGCGGTGCGGCCGCCGTTCGGCACGCCGGACATGTCGTCCTTCGTGCTGCAGGCACAGGCCTCCAAGGCCAAGATCATCGGCATCGCCGGCGGTCCGCCGAACAACGTCAACGAGATCAAGACCGCGGCCGAATTCGGCGTGTTCAAGGGCGGCCAGCAGATGGCCGCTTTGCTGGCGCTGATCACCGACGTGGATTCGCTCGGCCTGCCGGCGGCGCAGGGCCTGCTGCTGACGACATCGTTCTACTGGGACATGGACGACAAGACCCGCCAATGGTCGAAGCGCTTCTTCGACAAGATGAAGCGGATGCCGACCATGTGGCAGGCCGGGGTGTATTCGTCCGTGATGGTCTATCTCAATGCGGTCAAGGACGCCGGCACCGACGAGCCGCTCAAGGTGGCGGCCAAGATGCGCGAGAAGCCGATCGAGGACTTCTTCGCGCGTAACGGCACGCTGCGCGAGGACGGGCTGATGGTGCATGATTTGATGCTGGTGCAGGTCAAGTCGCCCGAGGAGTCGAAGTATCCGTGGGACTACTACAAGATCCTGGTGAAGATTTCCGGCGCCGACGCGTTCGGCCCGCCGGATCCGGCGTGTGTGGTGAAAAAGTAA
- a CDS encoding ABC transporter permease: MPSDLNAWQLIVTGDATLFAIVRLSLAVSLSAALIAAVIAMPLGALLALTRFPGRAALVVLLNAMMGLPPVVVGLAVYLLLSRSGPLGSMGILFTPTAMVIAQTILIVPIIAALTRQTVEDLWVEYRDELNAMDVGPVGRMATLLWDARYSLLTALLAGFGRAAAEVGAVMIVGGNIDGFTRTMTTAIALETSKGDLPLAMGLGLVLVVLVLAINAAAWGARLWSERQAG; this comes from the coding sequence ATGCCCAGCGACCTCAATGCCTGGCAACTGATCGTGACCGGCGATGCGACCCTGTTCGCCATCGTGCGGCTGTCGCTGGCCGTCAGCCTGTCGGCGGCGCTGATCGCGGCTGTGATCGCCATGCCGCTCGGCGCGCTGCTGGCGCTGACCCGGTTCCCCGGCCGCGCCGCACTCGTGGTGCTGCTCAATGCCATGATGGGCCTGCCGCCGGTGGTGGTGGGCCTTGCAGTCTATCTGCTGCTGTCGCGCTCCGGCCCGCTCGGCAGTATGGGCATCCTGTTCACGCCGACGGCCATGGTGATCGCACAGACGATTCTGATCGTGCCGATCATCGCCGCGCTGACCCGGCAGACCGTGGAGGATCTCTGGGTCGAGTATCGCGACGAGCTCAATGCCATGGATGTCGGTCCGGTCGGACGCATGGCGACGCTGCTGTGGGACGCGCGCTACAGTCTGCTGACGGCGCTGCTGGCCGGCTTCGGTCGCGCCGCCGCCGAGGTCGGTGCGGTGATGATCGTCGGCGGCAATATCGACGGCTTCACCCGCACCATGACCACGGCCATCGCGCTGGAAACTTCCAAGGGCGATCTGCCGCTGGCCATGGGCCTCGGCCTGGTGCTGGTGGTGCTGGTGCTGGCGATCAACGCCGCCGCCTGGGGCGCGCGGCTGTGGTCCGAACGGCAGGCGGGGTGA
- a CDS encoding energy-coupling factor ABC transporter ATP-binding protein → MRAPLSELPVVLDKVSLTAGPTTIVDRLSLTLNPGAPTLIVGPNGSGKTSLLRLCMGLAAPSAGRISWGGRDNAPMNRRAMLLQRPVMLRRTAAANVGYALAQAGVSYHQRAARTEALLARVGLSELAQRPARKLSGGEQQRLALARALARDPELLLLDEPTASLDPASTRSVEEIILSAAQSGIKIVMASHDLGQVRRLAGDVVFMLRGALCEQGAADDVLNHPATPEAAAFLRGDLVI, encoded by the coding sequence ATGCGCGCGCCGCTCAGCGAACTGCCCGTGGTGCTCGACAAGGTCTCGCTGACGGCGGGGCCGACCACCATCGTCGACCGCCTCAGCCTGACGCTCAATCCGGGCGCGCCGACCTTGATCGTCGGACCCAACGGCTCCGGCAAGACCTCGCTGCTGCGGCTGTGCATGGGACTGGCGGCGCCGAGCGCGGGCCGCATTTCGTGGGGCGGCCGCGACAACGCGCCGATGAACCGCCGCGCCATGCTGCTGCAACGCCCGGTGATGCTGCGGCGCACCGCTGCGGCCAATGTCGGCTATGCGCTGGCGCAGGCCGGCGTGTCCTATCATCAGCGCGCGGCGCGGACCGAGGCGCTGCTGGCACGGGTCGGATTGAGCGAGCTAGCGCAGCGGCCGGCGCGCAAACTGTCCGGCGGCGAGCAGCAGCGGCTGGCGCTGGCCCGCGCGCTGGCGCGCGATCCGGAACTGCTGCTGCTCGACGAGCCCACCGCCAGCCTCGATCCGGCCTCGACCCGCAGCGTCGAGGAGATCATCCTGTCGGCGGCGCAATCCGGCATCAAGATCGTGATGGCCTCCCATGACCTCGGCCAGGTGCGCCGGCTCGCCGGCGACGTGGTGTTTATGCTGCGCGGCGCCCTGTGCGAACAGGGCGCTGCAGATGATGTCCTCAATCACCCGGCGACGCCGGAGGCTGCCGCGTTTCTGCGCGGCGACCTGGTGATCTGA
- a CDS encoding substrate-binding domain-containing protein, with amino-acid sequence MKNRLLSLVAALGLGALSTLAPAAAQDKSIVVASTTSTQDSGLFNYLLPLFKAKTGIDVKVIAQGTGQALDTARRGDADVVFVHAKAQEEKFVADGFGVKRFDVMYNDFVLIGPNSDPAGIKGSKDIAAALKTIQQKAVPFVSRGDKSGTHSAELALWKQADIDLAAVRGPWYREIGQGMGAALNTANAMNAYVLSDRGTWLSFRNRGDLVIAVEGDKRLFNQYGVILVNPEKIPSVKKELGQAFVDFVTSAEGQAIIANYKIDGQQLFFPNAEKKAS; translated from the coding sequence ATGAAGAACCGTTTGCTATCGCTCGTCGCCGCACTCGGCCTCGGCGCGCTGTCGACGCTCGCCCCTGCCGCGGCGCAGGACAAATCCATCGTGGTGGCCTCGACCACCTCGACGCAGGATTCCGGCCTGTTCAACTATCTGTTGCCGCTGTTCAAGGCCAAGACCGGAATCGACGTCAAGGTGATCGCGCAGGGCACCGGTCAGGCGCTCGACACCGCGCGGCGCGGCGACGCCGACGTGGTGTTCGTCCACGCCAAGGCGCAGGAGGAGAAATTCGTCGCCGACGGCTTTGGCGTCAAGCGCTTCGACGTGATGTACAACGACTTCGTGCTGATCGGACCAAACAGCGATCCCGCCGGCATCAAGGGCAGCAAGGACATCGCCGCGGCACTGAAGACCATCCAGCAGAAGGCCGTGCCCTTCGTGTCGCGCGGCGACAAGTCCGGCACCCACAGTGCCGAGCTGGCGCTGTGGAAGCAGGCGGACATCGATCTCGCCGCCGTCCGGGGGCCTTGGTATCGCGAAATCGGCCAGGGCATGGGCGCCGCGCTCAACACCGCAAATGCCATGAACGCCTATGTACTCAGCGATCGCGGCACCTGGCTGTCGTTCAGGAACCGCGGCGATCTGGTCATCGCCGTCGAAGGCGACAAGCGGCTGTTCAACCAGTACGGCGTCATTCTGGTGAACCCGGAAAAGATCCCGTCGGTGAAGAAGGAGCTCGGCCAGGCCTTCGTCGATTTTGTCACCTCGGCGGAAGGCCAGGCCATCATCGCCAACTACAAGATCGACGGTCAGCAACTGTTCTTCCCCAATGCGGAGAAGAAGGCCTCCTGA
- a CDS encoding AraC family transcriptional regulator, translating to MQKTAFSSKDLSVDLSEKARFDLWQEIHLAEIWSVEYSISERVPFEAVIEATTLGPVVLGQMAGTIKRASRMARNIADDGNDNYLLLVNKADTALAGVQVGREYAVGRGEAALVTAAEPLKMHGADSNVWMNVVIPRDVLTQAFPQIDTRLALKVGADNEALDLLKRYCRLLESGPVLTTPDLETHAATTIVDLIGLATGAKGETAELAGLRGLRAARLQAVLARIADNFAHPGISAQGVARELKLSVRYVHDLLQETGVSFAERVLELRLQKTWRMLQDWRCDGMRVSEIAMICGFNDVAYFNRCFRRRFGCTPSSAR from the coding sequence GTGCAAAAAACGGCGTTTTCCTCCAAGGACTTGTCTGTCGATCTGAGTGAGAAGGCCAGGTTCGACCTCTGGCAGGAGATCCACCTCGCGGAAATCTGGTCGGTCGAATACAGCATCTCCGAAAGAGTGCCGTTCGAAGCGGTGATCGAGGCCACGACCCTGGGGCCCGTGGTGCTGGGCCAGATGGCCGGAACGATCAAGCGCGCATCGCGGATGGCCCGCAATATCGCCGACGACGGCAATGACAACTATCTGTTGCTGGTCAACAAGGCCGATACCGCGCTCGCCGGCGTACAGGTCGGCCGCGAATATGCCGTCGGCCGCGGCGAGGCGGCGCTGGTCACCGCGGCGGAGCCGCTGAAGATGCACGGTGCCGACAGCAATGTCTGGATGAACGTGGTGATCCCGCGTGACGTTCTGACGCAGGCATTCCCGCAGATCGATACCAGGCTGGCGCTCAAGGTCGGTGCCGACAACGAAGCCCTCGACCTGCTCAAGCGCTACTGCCGGCTGCTGGAAAGCGGCCCCGTTCTCACCACGCCCGATCTCGAAACGCATGCTGCGACGACCATCGTCGACCTCATTGGTCTTGCGACCGGTGCCAAAGGCGAGACGGCTGAACTCGCGGGTCTGCGGGGCCTCCGAGCCGCCCGTCTGCAGGCGGTGCTGGCGAGGATCGCCGACAATTTCGCCCATCCCGGCATCTCCGCGCAGGGCGTCGCGCGCGAGCTGAAGCTGTCGGTGCGCTACGTCCACGATCTCCTGCAGGAGACCGGTGTGAGCTTTGCCGAGCGGGTGCTCGAACTGCGCCTGCAGAAGACCTGGAGGATGCTGCAGGACTGGCGTTGCGACGGGATGCGGGTCAGCGAGATCGCCATGATCTGCGGCTTTAACGACGTTGCCTACTTCAACCGCTGTTTCCGCCGCCGCTTCGGCTGCACGCCGAGCAGTGCGCGATAG
- a CDS encoding tetratricopeptide repeat protein — protein sequence MNRTTWTFCSALFAATALVSFPAAADECDHPQSAETAIVACTQSIASGKWTGRNQAINYTNRGNRYRDAGDLDRAVADYNEAIRIDPQHAMAFNNRGRVYNDKGEPDRAIADFNDAIRIDPKFAPAFSNRGGAYSDKGDLGRAIADYSEAIRLDPSFAMALYNRGVAYRAIGDIDRAIADYSGAIRIDPKYVMAFNNRGLAYNDKGDHDRAIADYTKAIRIDPKFAVALGNRGVAYRAKGDPDRAIADYNEVIRTDPRNALVLNNRGNVYMDKGDPDRAIADYSEAIRIAPNYPNPLVGRGVAYGCKSKHDRAIADFSAAIRIDPNSALAFSDRADAYRDKGDPDHAIADFSEAIRINPGLIEAYIARGIAYNRNGDNDRAIADLSVTIRYDASNVGAFVVRGIAYSQKGDNDRAISDYSAAIRLDPKSSLGYIGRGRSHLFAGSAAKAEADFAEASKRDPNDAYNVLWADIAARRGRRPSRLAQTSSPIDMAVWPAPVIKMFMGEITPDALLAAADNPDATKKTSHVCEAIFYSGELALTKGSIDEAARLFRLAANDCPRNADEWSAASSELKALGVVP from the coding sequence ATGAACCGCACGACATGGACATTTTGCAGCGCGCTGTTCGCTGCGACAGCGCTGGTGAGCTTCCCGGCTGCCGCTGACGAATGCGATCATCCGCAAAGCGCCGAGACTGCGATCGTCGCCTGTACCCAGAGCATCGCCTCGGGGAAATGGACCGGACGCAATCAGGCGATCAACTACACCAATCGCGGGAACCGCTATCGCGACGCGGGCGACCTCGACCGTGCCGTCGCCGACTACAACGAGGCGATCCGTATCGACCCCCAACACGCCATGGCCTTCAACAATCGCGGGCGCGTCTACAACGACAAGGGCGAACCCGACCGTGCCATTGCCGACTTCAACGACGCGATCCGGATCGATCCAAAATTCGCTCCGGCGTTCAGCAATCGCGGGGGTGCCTACAGCGACAAAGGAGACCTGGGTCGCGCTATCGCAGACTATAGCGAGGCGATCCGGCTCGATCCCTCATTCGCCATGGCCTTGTACAATCGAGGCGTCGCCTATCGCGCCATCGGAGACATCGACCGCGCCATTGCCGACTACAGCGGGGCGATCCGCATCGATCCCAAATACGTCATGGCCTTCAACAATCGGGGGCTCGCCTACAACGACAAAGGCGACCACGACCGCGCCATCGCCGACTATACGAAGGCCATCCGCATCGATCCCAAATTCGCCGTAGCCCTTGGCAATCGAGGGGTCGCTTATCGCGCCAAGGGCGATCCCGACCGCGCCATTGCCGACTACAACGAAGTGATCCGGACCGATCCCCGAAACGCCCTGGTCCTCAACAATCGGGGCAACGTCTACATGGACAAGGGCGATCCCGACCGTGCTATTGCCGACTACAGCGAGGCGATCCGGATCGCCCCCAACTACCCGAATCCCCTGGTCGGTCGCGGCGTCGCCTATGGCTGCAAAAGCAAGCATGATCGCGCCATCGCCGACTTCAGTGCGGCGATCCGGATCGATCCGAATAGCGCCCTGGCGTTCAGCGATCGCGCCGACGCCTACCGCGACAAGGGCGACCCCGACCACGCCATCGCCGACTTCAGCGAGGCGATCCGAATCAATCCCGGCTTGATCGAGGCCTACATCGCCCGCGGTATCGCCTACAACCGAAACGGCGACAACGACCGCGCGATCGCTGACTTGAGTGTGACGATCCGGTACGATGCCAGTAACGTCGGCGCCTTTGTTGTTCGCGGCATCGCCTACAGCCAGAAGGGCGACAATGACCGCGCCATCAGCGACTACAGCGCAGCGATCCGGCTCGATCCCAAGTCCTCGCTGGGCTACATCGGTCGCGGCCGTTCGCATCTGTTTGCCGGCTCGGCCGCCAAAGCGGAGGCCGATTTTGCCGAGGCCAGCAAGCGTGACCCGAACGATGCCTATAACGTGCTGTGGGCCGATATTGCCGCTCGGCGAGGCCGTCGCCCGAGCCGCCTGGCGCAAACCAGTTCCCCGATCGACATGGCCGTGTGGCCGGCACCGGTGATCAAAATGTTCATGGGCGAGATAACGCCCGATGCTCTGCTTGCTGCCGCAGACAATCCGGACGCCACCAAGAAAACGAGCCACGTCTGCGAGGCGATTTTCTACAGCGGAGAGCTGGCTTTGACCAAGGGGTCGATCGATGAAGCAGCACGGCTGTTCCGGCTCGCAGCCAACGATTGCCCGCGCAACGCCGACGAATGGAGCGCCGCCAGTTCTGAGTTGAAGGCGCTAGGCGTCGTCCCCTGA